A genomic segment from Tessaracoccus defluvii encodes:
- a CDS encoding ATP-binding protein, which translates to MADDGAGIPPEILPHVFERFARADDSRAHSAAHSTGLGLAIVKAVIEGFGGTASVHSAPGDTRFRITLPLAGRP; encoded by the coding sequence GTGGCCGACGACGGCGCGGGCATCCCTCCTGAGATCCTCCCCCACGTGTTCGAACGGTTCGCGCGTGCCGACGACTCCCGGGCACACTCCGCGGCCCACTCGACCGGCCTGGGGCTGGCGATCGTCAAGGCAGTCATCGAGGGGTTCGGCGGCACGGCGTCGGTCCACTCGGCTCCCGGCGACACGCGATTCCGGATTACCTTGCCGTTGGCTGGGCGCCCGTGA
- the istA gene encoding IS21 family transposase, with protein sequence MVRKIKAKLVLRLREEGFSGRQIAAQGMSRHSVTAVIEAADREGVGWDDVADLDEAAVYARLFPGRGEHESVHAQPDWTSVHRELARVGVTLKLLHGEYVDRCRAEGSTAMGYDRFCKNYQQHVLISGAASRIGHKAGQSVEVDWSGPTMQLTDPVTGQQQRVYLFVATLPFSRYAFVEPARDMRQDTWLRAHVAMFDWFGGSVPRIVPDNLKTGVIKHPAEGEVVLNDAYRELAAHYSAAVLPGRVRKPKDKASVENTVAHVATWVIAGLRDRRFATLPELRAAINQRVEAYNREPFQKRAGSRLSVFEAEEKPLLRPLPAVAFEISRWVYGRRVQKNGHVVWEKNFYSVPYTRIGRSVDLRVTDTTLEVFTGHTRLTSHLLAPPGVFNQYRTHDADLPDGPRYRQWDAARVRQWAGRVGENTLTVVNRIFESVPVDEQGLDAALAVLRLTRRYSTERLEAACQTALASRVRSPRYAHLRPILETNQDHTGRQRPQTRPENGDGGPVGYVRGADYYGGAR encoded by the coding sequence ATGGTACGCAAGATCAAAGCGAAGCTGGTGCTTCGGCTGCGCGAGGAGGGGTTCTCGGGCCGGCAGATCGCCGCGCAGGGCATGTCCCGCCATAGCGTGACCGCAGTGATCGAGGCCGCCGACCGGGAGGGTGTCGGCTGGGATGATGTGGCCGACCTGGACGAGGCCGCGGTGTATGCCCGACTGTTCCCGGGCCGTGGGGAGCATGAGAGCGTGCATGCGCAGCCGGACTGGACGTCGGTGCATCGTGAGCTCGCCCGGGTTGGGGTGACGTTGAAGCTCCTCCATGGCGAGTACGTCGACAGGTGCCGGGCGGAGGGGTCGACGGCGATGGGCTATGACCGGTTCTGCAAGAACTATCAGCAGCACGTCCTGATCAGCGGGGCGGCGTCGCGGATCGGTCACAAGGCCGGACAGTCGGTGGAGGTCGACTGGTCCGGGCCGACGATGCAGCTGACCGATCCGGTGACCGGGCAGCAGCAGCGGGTCTACTTGTTCGTGGCCACGTTGCCGTTCTCCCGCTACGCGTTCGTCGAGCCTGCGCGGGATATGCGGCAGGACACGTGGCTGCGGGCGCATGTGGCGATGTTCGACTGGTTCGGCGGCTCGGTCCCGCGGATCGTTCCGGACAACCTGAAGACCGGGGTGATCAAACACCCCGCAGAGGGTGAGGTGGTCCTCAACGACGCATATCGGGAGTTGGCGGCGCACTACTCGGCGGCGGTGCTGCCCGGCAGGGTCCGGAAACCCAAGGACAAGGCCAGCGTCGAGAACACGGTCGCGCATGTCGCGACGTGGGTGATCGCCGGGCTCCGGGACCGCCGCTTCGCGACCCTGCCCGAGCTGCGCGCCGCGATCAACCAGCGGGTCGAGGCCTACAACCGCGAACCCTTCCAGAAGAGGGCGGGATCACGCCTGAGCGTGTTCGAAGCGGAGGAGAAACCGCTGCTGCGGCCGCTGCCCGCGGTCGCGTTCGAGATCAGCCGCTGGGTCTACGGGCGTCGAGTCCAGAAGAATGGGCATGTCGTGTGGGAGAAGAACTTCTACTCCGTCCCCTACACCCGCATCGGTCGCAGCGTCGACCTGCGGGTCACCGACACGACGCTCGAGGTGTTCACCGGTCACACACGGCTGACCAGCCACCTGCTCGCACCCCCAGGAGTGTTCAACCAGTACCGCACCCACGACGCCGACCTGCCTGACGGGCCCCGCTACCGGCAATGGGACGCGGCCAGGGTCCGCCAGTGGGCCGGCCGCGTCGGGGAGAACACGCTCACAGTGGTCAACCGGATCTTCGAGTCCGTCCCCGTCGATGAGCAGGGCCTCGATGCCGCGCTCGCGGTCCTGCGCCTGACCCGCCGCTACTCGACCGAACGCCTCGAAGCCGCCTGCCAGACCGCGCTGGCCTCCCGGGTCCGCTCACCCCGCTACGCCCATCTGAGACCGATCCTGGAAACCAACCAGGACCACACCGGCAGGCAGAGACCCCAGACTCGACCAGAGAACGGCGACGGTGGGCCGGTCGGGTACGTGCGTGGCGCCGACTACTACGGAGGCGCACGATGA
- a CDS encoding ATP-binding protein translates to MTRIDTETKRKLREIGATCLVDALETQDDTLTLGMVFEERIKLAVDDAHATFTHGKVEGLIRRAGLRYPNADFRRLDLVEQRGLDRGVIAQLGTCAFITRQQNVVFQGFTGSGKSYLGSALAKQACQHRYRAHYIRMPDLEEAWASAKDRPAGKEKFLRKYAAFTLLVIDEWLLDPPDDSTRSMLLELLERRYDAVSTVFCTQYAKKDWHQRLGSGVHADAIMDRIVHNTIWIETGGTNMREHTATT, encoded by the coding sequence ATGACCCGGATCGATACCGAGACCAAACGCAAGCTCCGCGAGATCGGCGCCACCTGCCTGGTCGATGCCCTGGAAACCCAGGACGACACCCTCACCCTCGGGATGGTGTTCGAAGAACGCATCAAGCTCGCCGTCGACGACGCCCACGCCACCTTCACCCACGGCAAGGTCGAGGGCCTGATCCGCCGGGCCGGGCTGCGTTACCCGAACGCGGACTTCCGCCGCCTCGACCTGGTCGAACAGCGTGGCCTGGACCGCGGGGTGATCGCCCAACTCGGCACCTGCGCCTTCATCACCAGGCAGCAGAACGTCGTGTTCCAAGGCTTCACCGGATCTGGGAAGTCGTATCTCGGCTCCGCGCTGGCGAAACAGGCCTGCCAGCACCGGTATCGGGCGCACTACATACGCATGCCCGACCTCGAGGAAGCCTGGGCCTCAGCTAAGGATCGGCCCGCCGGGAAGGAGAAGTTCCTCCGCAAGTACGCCGCGTTCACGCTGCTCGTGATCGACGAATGGCTCCTCGACCCACCCGACGACAGCACCCGCAGCATGCTGCTGGAACTCCTCGAACGCCGCTACGACGCCGTCTCCACCGTGTTCTGCACCCAGTACGCGAAGAAGGACTGGCACCAGCGGCTCGGCTCCGGCGTCCACGCCGACGCGATCATGGACCGCATCGTCCACAACACCATCTGGATCGAAACCGGCGGCACCAACATGCGCGAACACACCGCCACCACCTAA